Proteins from a genomic interval of Arachis hypogaea cultivar Tifrunner chromosome 10, arahy.Tifrunner.gnm2.J5K5, whole genome shotgun sequence:
- the LOC112716980 gene encoding protein NRT1/ PTR FAMILY 5.4 — translation MALIKSSSCSESERDIRKGLIRHGQHHTNTIKGGWHAAIFIICVEFAQQFAFTGLSSNLITYLTNEIHESITEATKNVNTWLGVSSLFPLLGGFIADSYLGRFNTVVISSFIYLLGMILMMISVSILKNDKLFFISLYVLAMGDGGHKPCVQTFAADQFDGNMEDQREAKSSFFNWWYLAIVLACTSSVFLVVYIQDNVGWAAALALPSGVWTVAIAVFFIGIKRYKTETPKGSSFISIAQVLVASCRKWNLKHDTSVYYYGDHYHDQIEHTDQLRFLDKAMMMDEHDATNNTREPWRLSSITQVEEVKLVLRLIPIWLNCLMFVVVQNQMSTFFIKQGSTLNRTIGKTGFQIPPASLQGVVGIVILCGVPIYDRVFVPIARKFTKHPSGITVLQRIGVGLVLSILNMVVSALVEAKRIAIAIQYNLVDDPKLIIPLSIWWLLPQYAILGTADALAVVGLQELFYSQMPEGLRSLGAAAYVSLFGVGSFVANAIIDVVIAITSRIGYKWLGNNLNKAHLDYYYWLLAGLGALNLCVYLRIANGFVYKKVS, via the exons ATGGCACTAATAAAAAGCTCAAGCTgcagtgagagtgagagagacaTAAGAAAGGGACTCATCCGCCATGGCCAGCACCACACCAACACCATCAAAGGTGGTTGGCATGCTGCCATCTTCATCATCT GTGTGGAATTTGCACAACAATTTGCTTTTACAGGGTTGTCATCAAATTTGATAACATATCTAACAAATGAGATTCATGAATCCATAACCGAAGCAACGAAGAATGTAAACACTTGGCTTGGTGTTTCGTCCCTCTTCCCATTGCTTGGTGGATTCATTGCTGATTCCTATCTTGGTCGCTTCAACACTGTTGTCATATCCTCTTTCATTTATcttttg GGCATGATTTTGATGATGATCTCAGTGTCGATTTTGAAGAACGATAAGCTTTTCTTCATATCACTTTATGTGTTAGCAATGGGAGATGGAGGCCATAAGCCTTGCGTCCAAACTTTTGCGGCGGATCAGTTTGATGGGAACATGGAAGACCAAAGAGAAGCTAAGAGCTCTTTCTTTAATTGGTGGTACTTAGCCATTGTTCTTGCATGCACTTCCTCCGTTTTCCTTGTCGTTTATATACAG gATAATGTTGGGTGGGCAGCAGCACTAGCATTACCATCAGGAGTGTGGACAGTGGCAATAGCAGTGTTCTTTATTGGaatcaaaagatacaaaacagAAACTCCAAAAGGGAGTTCCTTTATTTCTATTGCCCAAGTTCTTGTTGCTTCATGTCGCAAATGGAACCTCAAACATGATACTTCTGTCTATTATTATGGTGATCACTACCATGACCAAATAGAACACACAGATCAACTCAG ATTTTTGGACAAGGCAATGATGATGGATGAACATGATGCTACAAACAACACGAGAGAACCATGGAGGTTAAGCTCAATTACACAAGTTGAAGAAGTAAAGCTTGTTCTTCGTTTAATTCCTATATGGCTAAATTGTTTGATGTTCGTTGTTGTCCAAAATCAAATGAGCACATTTTTCATCAAACAAGGTAGCACATTGAACCGTACCATAGGAAAAACAGGGTTTCAAATCCCTCCGGCATCACTTCAAGGTGTTGTAGGAATTGTAATCCTTTGTGGTGTTCCCATCTACGACCGTGTTTTCGTGCCGATTGCTAGAAAGTTCACAAAACATCCCTCCGGCATAACGGTATTACAGAGGATTGGAGTTGGTCTAGTTTTGTCTATACTTAACATGGTTGTTTCAGCACTCGTAGAGGCCAAAAGGATAGCTATTGCTATACAGTATAATCTTGTCGACGATCCCAAATTGATTATACCGTTGAGTATTTGGTGGTTGTTACCTCAGTACGCAATTCTTGGAACTGCCGACGCACTCGCAGTCGTCGGACTCCAAGAATTGTTCTATAGTCAGATGCCGGAGGGACTAAGAAGTTTGGGAGCAGCGGCATATGTTAGCCTCTTTGGAGTTGGGAGTTTTGTGGCAAATGCAATAATAGATGTTGTGATTGCAATCACTTCAAGAATTGGTTATAAATGGTTAGGAAATAATTTGAATAAGGCACATCTTGATTACTATTATTGGTTATTGGCTGGATTAGGTGCTCTTAACCTTTGTGTTTATCTAAGGATTGCCAAtggttttgtttataaaaaagtATCATGA
- the LOC112716983 gene encoding protein NRT1/ PTR FAMILY 5.4 encodes MERSFNSDTRKHLLQHHPKTMKGGWHAARFIISVEFAQQFAFIGLSSNLITYLTNELQETLIEATKNINTWVFVSSVFPLLGAFIADSYIGRFKTVTISSFVYLLGMIFMTLSVSILKHDKLFFVALYVFSVGDGGIKSCVQPFAADQFDEEKEEQREAKSSFFNYWYLVVVLANSSAVFFIVYVQDNIGWTVGLGLPVGVWTVAIAVFLIGTKRYKRENPKGSPFTTIAQVLVAASLKWRLKHLPTHDTSLCYYGLDDDHHPLPTLEHTHHLKFLNKAMMIDENDASSKSRNPWRLCSVTQVEEVKLVLRLIPIWLCCVMFFVVQSQLVTFFPKQGSTMRRHIGSKFEIPPASLLGFVGIVMLCEIPVYDRVFVPVARKFTKHHSGITLLQKIGVGLFLSILNMIVSALVEAKRVGVAKQHNLIDDPNSILPISIWWLLPQYILSGTSDVFTIIGLQELFYDQMPEGLRSLGAAAFVTLYGVGSFFSNAIIVIMVAITSRIGEKWFGNNLNKAHLDYFYWLLAGLSVFNLCVYLWIAKGFVYKKVLNPNSVS; translated from the exons ATGGAAAGAAGTTTCAACAGTGACACAAGAAAGCACCTCCTCCAACACCACCCCAAAACCATGAAAGGTGGCTGGCatgctgcaaggttcattatca gtGTTGAATTTGCACAACAATTTGCCTTTATAGGGTTGTCATCAAATTTGATCACATACCTAACAAATGAGCTTCAAGAAACCCTAATTGAAGCAACAAAAAACATAAACACTTGGGTTTTTGTTTCGTCCGTCTTCCCTTTGCTTGGTGCTTTCATCGCTGATTCTTACATTGGTCGCTTTAAAACTGTCACTATATCCTCCTTCGTTTATCTCTTG GGCATGATTTTCATGACACTTTCAGTGTCCATTTTGAAGCACGATAAGCTCTTTTTTGTAGCACTTTATGTGTTCTCCGTCGGAGACGGCGGAATTAAGTCGTGCGTTCAACCTTTTGCGGCGGATCAGTTTGATGAAGAGAAGGAGGAGCAAAGggaagccaagagctctttcttTAATTATTGGTATTTGGTCGTAGTACTTGCCAACTCTTCTGCCGTCTTCTTTATTGTTTATGTACAG GACAATATTGGGTGGACTGTAGGACTAGGGTTGCCAGTAGGGGTGTGGACAGTGGCAATAGCAGTGTTTTTGATTGGAACaaaaagatataaaagagaaaaccCTAAAGGGAGTCCCTTCACTACAATTGCCCAAGTTCTTGTTGCTGCATCTCTCAAATGGCGCCTAAAACACTTACCAACCCATGACACTTCTTTGTGTTATTATGGTCTTGATGATGACCATCATCCACTTCCAACTTTGGAACACACTCATCACCTCAa ATTTTTGAACAAAGCAATGATGATCGATGAGAATGATGCTTCAAGCAAGAGTAGAAATCCATGGAGGCTATGTTCAGTTACTCAAGTTGAAGAAGTAAAGCTTGTCCTTCGCCTCATTCCTATATGGCTATGTTGTGTCATGTTTTTTGTTGTCCAAAGCCAACTAGTCACATTCTTCCCCAAACAAGGTAGCACAATGCGACGCCACATAGGATCGAAGTTCGAAATCCCTCCGGCATCACTTCTAGGGTTTGTTGGAATCGTAATGCTCTGTGAAATTCCTGTCTACGACCGAGTTTTCGTGCCGGTCGCCAGAAAATTCACAAAGCATCACTCTGGTATTACATTATTGCAAAAGATTGGTGTCGGTTTATTTTTGTCTATACTAAACATGATTGTCTCGGCACTCGTAGAGGCCAAAAGGGTTGGTGTTGCAAAACAACATAATCTCATCGACGATCCGAATTCAATTTTACCGATCAGTATCTGGTGGTTGCTACCTCAGTATATTCTTTCTGGAACTTCTGATGTTTTCACAATTATTGGACTTCAAGAATTGTTTTATGATCAAATGCCGGAGGGATTGAGAAGTTTGGGAGCTGCAGCATTTGTTACTCTCTATGGTGTTGGAAGCTTTTTTAGTAATGCTATTATTGTTATTATGGTGGCAATCACTTCAAGAATTGGTGAAAAATGGTTTGGGAATAATCTAAATAAGGCACATTTGGATTATTTTTATTGGTTACTAGCTGGATTAAGTGTTTTTAATCTTTGTGTTTATCTATGGATTGCCAAGGGTTTTGTTTACAAAAAGGTTCTTAACCCTAATTCAGTGTCCTGA
- the LOC112716984 gene encoding protein NRT1/ PTR FAMILY 5.4 isoform X2 gives MFITCTNLWMIIRIPKPQKRVDGMLPSSSLGMVLLTISVSLENHHEKLFFIALYIASVGDGGHRPCLQTFAADQFDDGTAEERDAKSSFFNWWFLTQVFAAISAVFFLGYLQENVGWNKAMALQTIVWIISLSIFLVGIKRYKKQSPTGSPFTNIAQVFVAAFHKRHVKATLHHAHGVSEQHTDQYRFLDKAMMMDEDEASSNVKDPWRLCTMNQAEEVKILLGLIPISLSCVMFAVVQCQLSTFFIKQATTMQRSIAPNFKIPAASLQGVVGIVILFCVPIYNRVFVPIARKFTGQRSGITFCQRIGAGLVLSVLNMVVSGFVEAKRIGVCNQHNLMDNPNAEVPISIWWLLPQYVIIGTSDALTVIGFQELYYDQMPEEMRSLGAATLSVVFGIGSFVNNGIIAVVVAISSRFGDKWLQNNLNKAHLHHLYWILAGLSTINLCIYVRIANAFVYKKVQMVNNNNNNNNNNNNNNNNNNGV, from the exons ATGTTCATTACTTGCACAAATCTATGGATGATTATACGAATACCAAAACCACAAAAGAGGGTGGATGGCATGCTGCCATCTTCATCACTT GGAATGGTTTTGTTGACAATATCAGTCTCTTTAGAGAACCATCATGAGAAGTTATTCTTCATAGCTCTTTACATAGCATCCGTCGGCGACGGCGGCCATCGGCCGTGCCTCCAAACTTTCGCGGCCGATCAGTTTGATGACGGCACGGCAGAGGAGAGGGATGCTAAGAGCTCATTCTTCAATTGGTGGTTCTTGACACAAGTTTTTGCCGCAATTTCTGCTGTGTTCTTTCTAGGATATTTACAG GAGAATGTTGGGTGGAATAAGGCAATGGCATTGCAAACTATTGTGTGGATAATTTCATTATCAATATTCTTAGTTGGAATCAAAAGGTACAAAAAACAAAGCCCAACAGGAAGCCCATTTACTAATATTGCACAAGTTTTTGTTGCGGCATTTCACAAGCGGCACGTGAAAGCCACGCTCCACCATGCCCACGGTGTTTCAGAGCAGCACACTGATCAATACAG ATTTCTGGACAAGGCAATGATGATGGACGAAGATGAAGCTTCAAGCAACGTGAAAGATCCATGGAGGCTATGCACAATGAATCAAGCAGAAGAAGTAAAGATTCTCCTCGGTCTCATCCCTATTTCACTATCTTGTGTGATGTTCGCGGTTGTTCAATGCCAACTCTCCACATTCTTCATCAAACAAGCCACCACGATGCAACGTTCCATAGCACCAAATTTCAAAATCCCTGCCGCATCACTTCAAGGAGTTGTTGGAATCGTAATTCTCTTTTGTGTTCCAATCTACAACCGAGTTTTCGTCCCCATTGCTAGAAAATTCACCGGCCAACGGTCCGGCATAACGTTTTGTCAAAGAATCGGAGCCGGCCTAGTCCTGTCCGTACTAAACATGGTTGTCTCGGGTTTTGTTGAGGCCAAAAGAATTGGAGTATGTAATCAACATAATCTTATGGACAATCCGAACGCTGAAGTGCCAATAAGTATATGGTGGCTTCTGCCACAATATGTTATTATTGGCACGTCGGATGCGTTAACAGTGATAGGATTTCAAGAATTGTACTACGATCAGATGCCGGAGGAAATGAGAAGTTTGGGAGCGGCGACACTCTCCGTTGTTTTTGGAATCGGAAGTTTTGTTAACAATGGAATTATAGCTGTTGTGGTTGCAATCAGCTCAAGATTTGGTGATAAATGGTTGCAAAACAATCTGAATAAGGCTCATCTTCATCACTTGTATTGGATTCTTGCTGGGTTAAGTACTATCAACCTGTGTATTTATGTGCGCATTGCTAATGCTTTTGTGTATAAAAAAGTGCAGatggttaataataataataataataataataataataataataataataataataataatggggtGTAG
- the LOC112716984 gene encoding protein NRT1/ PTR FAMILY 5.4 isoform X1: MDDYTNTKTTKEGGWHAAIFITFVEFAESFAITGLRANLITYLTNELDESLSEATKNINTWNGVLLLFPLLGGFIADSYLGRFTTIILSSLICLLGMVLLTISVSLENHHEKLFFIALYIASVGDGGHRPCLQTFAADQFDDGTAEERDAKSSFFNWWFLTQVFAAISAVFFLGYLQENVGWNKAMALQTIVWIISLSIFLVGIKRYKKQSPTGSPFTNIAQVFVAAFHKRHVKATLHHAHGVSEQHTDQYRFLDKAMMMDEDEASSNVKDPWRLCTMNQAEEVKILLGLIPISLSCVMFAVVQCQLSTFFIKQATTMQRSIAPNFKIPAASLQGVVGIVILFCVPIYNRVFVPIARKFTGQRSGITFCQRIGAGLVLSVLNMVVSGFVEAKRIGVCNQHNLMDNPNAEVPISIWWLLPQYVIIGTSDALTVIGFQELYYDQMPEEMRSLGAATLSVVFGIGSFVNNGIIAVVVAISSRFGDKWLQNNLNKAHLHHLYWILAGLSTINLCIYVRIANAFVYKKVQMVNNNNNNNNNNNNNNNNNNGV; this comes from the exons ATGGATGATTATACGAATACCAAAACCACAAAAGAGGGTGGATGGCATGCTGCCATCTTCATCACTT TTGTGGAATTTGCAGAGTCATTTGCTATAACAGGATTACGTGCGAATTTAATAACATACTTAACAAATGAACTTGATGAGTCTCTAAGTGAAGCTACAAAGAATATAAACACTTGGAATGGTGTTTTGTTACTCTTCCCTTTGTTGGGTGGCTTCATTGCTGATTCATATCTTGGTCGCTTCACCACTATCATCCTCTCTTCTCTCATTTGTCTTTTg GGAATGGTTTTGTTGACAATATCAGTCTCTTTAGAGAACCATCATGAGAAGTTATTCTTCATAGCTCTTTACATAGCATCCGTCGGCGACGGCGGCCATCGGCCGTGCCTCCAAACTTTCGCGGCCGATCAGTTTGATGACGGCACGGCAGAGGAGAGGGATGCTAAGAGCTCATTCTTCAATTGGTGGTTCTTGACACAAGTTTTTGCCGCAATTTCTGCTGTGTTCTTTCTAGGATATTTACAG GAGAATGTTGGGTGGAATAAGGCAATGGCATTGCAAACTATTGTGTGGATAATTTCATTATCAATATTCTTAGTTGGAATCAAAAGGTACAAAAAACAAAGCCCAACAGGAAGCCCATTTACTAATATTGCACAAGTTTTTGTTGCGGCATTTCACAAGCGGCACGTGAAAGCCACGCTCCACCATGCCCACGGTGTTTCAGAGCAGCACACTGATCAATACAG ATTTCTGGACAAGGCAATGATGATGGACGAAGATGAAGCTTCAAGCAACGTGAAAGATCCATGGAGGCTATGCACAATGAATCAAGCAGAAGAAGTAAAGATTCTCCTCGGTCTCATCCCTATTTCACTATCTTGTGTGATGTTCGCGGTTGTTCAATGCCAACTCTCCACATTCTTCATCAAACAAGCCACCACGATGCAACGTTCCATAGCACCAAATTTCAAAATCCCTGCCGCATCACTTCAAGGAGTTGTTGGAATCGTAATTCTCTTTTGTGTTCCAATCTACAACCGAGTTTTCGTCCCCATTGCTAGAAAATTCACCGGCCAACGGTCCGGCATAACGTTTTGTCAAAGAATCGGAGCCGGCCTAGTCCTGTCCGTACTAAACATGGTTGTCTCGGGTTTTGTTGAGGCCAAAAGAATTGGAGTATGTAATCAACATAATCTTATGGACAATCCGAACGCTGAAGTGCCAATAAGTATATGGTGGCTTCTGCCACAATATGTTATTATTGGCACGTCGGATGCGTTAACAGTGATAGGATTTCAAGAATTGTACTACGATCAGATGCCGGAGGAAATGAGAAGTTTGGGAGCGGCGACACTCTCCGTTGTTTTTGGAATCGGAAGTTTTGTTAACAATGGAATTATAGCTGTTGTGGTTGCAATCAGCTCAAGATTTGGTGATAAATGGTTGCAAAACAATCTGAATAAGGCTCATCTTCATCACTTGTATTGGATTCTTGCTGGGTTAAGTACTATCAACCTGTGTATTTATGTGCGCATTGCTAATGCTTTTGTGTATAAAAAAGTGCAGatggttaataataataataataataataataataataataataataataataataataatggggtGTAG
- the LOC112718040 gene encoding protein NRT1/ PTR FAMILY 5.4-like: MFAVVQFQLSTFFIKQATTMQRSIPPNFKISAVSLQGVVGIIILFCVPIYDRDFVPLARKFTGQRPGITFCQRIGAGLVLSVLNMVVSGFVEAKRIGVCIQHNLMDNPEADVPISIWWLLPQYVIIGTSDALTVIGFQELYYDQMLEGMRSLGAVALSVVFGLENFVNNEIIVVVVAINSRFGDKWLQNNPNKAHLYHFYWVLARLSAINLCIYVHIANAFVYKKVHTVRPNNDGSGCSNKERYIFSV; the protein is encoded by the coding sequence ATGTTCGCCGTTGTTCAATTCCAACTCTCCACATTCTTCATCAAACAAGCCACCACAATGCAACGTTCCATACcaccaaatttcaaaatctctgCCGTTTCACTTCAAGGAGTCGTTGGAATCATAATCCTCTTTTGTGTTCCAATCTACGACCGAGATTTCGTCCCCCTTGCTAGAAAATTTACTGGCCAACGGCCCGGCATAACGTTTTGTCAAAGAATCGGAGCCGGCCTAGTCCTATCCGTACTAAATATGGTTGTCTCGGGTTTTGTTGAGGCCAAAAGAATTGGAGTCTGTATTCAACATAATCTTATGGACAATCCCGAAGCCGACGTGCCAATAAGTATATGGTGGCTTCTGCCACAATATGTTATTATTGGTACGTCGGATGCGTTAACAGTGATAGGATTTCAAGAATTGTACTATGATCAGATGCTGGAGGGAATGAGAAGTTTGGGGGCGGTGGCACTCTCTGTTGTTTTTGGACTCGAAAATTTTGTTAACAATGAAATTATAGTTGTTGTGGTTGCAATCAACTCAAGATTTGGTGATAAATGGTTGCAAAACAATCCGAATAAGGCTCATCTTTATCACTTTTATTGGGTTCTTGCTAGGTTAAGTGCTATCAACCTGTGTATTTATGTGCACATTGCTAATGCTTTTGTGTATAAAAAAGTGCACACAGTTCGACCAAATAATGATGGGTCGGGatgtagcaacaaagaaagaTATATATTTTCAGTGTAA
- the LOC112716985 gene encoding two-component response regulator ARR9 isoform X1 codes for MGLAAESQFHVLAVDDSLIDRMLIERLLKTSSFHVTAVDSGSKALKFLGLVEEEQRNEEPSFVAQKTHNQDVDVNLIITDYCMPEMTGYDLLRKIKESKSLKDIPVVIMSSENVPSRINRCLEEGAEEFFLKPVQQSDVNKLRPHLLKSKVKEVGEEDQLINLSRKDINEILA; via the exons ATGGGTTTGGCTGCAGAATCACAGTTTCATGTTTTGGCTGTTGATGATAGTCTCATTGACAGAATGTTGATTGAAAGACTTCTCAAAACTTCATCATTTCATG TTACTGCAGTGGACTCAGGAAGTAAGGCTTTAAAATTTCTTGGATTGGTTGAAGAAGAGCAGAGGAATGAAGAGCCTTCCTTTGTTGCTCAAAAAACTCATAATCAg GATGTAGATGTGAACCTGATCATAACAGATTATTGTATGCCAGAAATGACAGGCTATGATCTTCTTAGAAAGATCAAG GAATCAAAATCTCTTAAAGATATACCAGTTGTGATTATGTCCTCAGAGAATGTTCCATCAAGGATCAATAG ATGCTTAGAAGAAGGAGCTGAAGAATTCTTTCTGAAACCAGTTCAACAATCTGATGTAAATAAGCTGAGGCCCCATTTATTGAAATCAAAGGTTAAGGAAGTGGGAGAGGAAGACCAACTCATCAACCTCAGTAGAAAGGACATAAATGAAATTTTAGCCTAA
- the LOC112716985 gene encoding two-component response regulator ARR9 isoform X2 has translation MGLAAESQFHVLAVDDSLIDRMLIERLLKTSSFHVDSGSKALKFLGLVEEEQRNEEPSFVAQKTHNQDVDVNLIITDYCMPEMTGYDLLRKIKESKSLKDIPVVIMSSENVPSRINRCLEEGAEEFFLKPVQQSDVNKLRPHLLKSKVKEVGEEDQLINLSRKDINEILA, from the exons ATGGGTTTGGCTGCAGAATCACAGTTTCATGTTTTGGCTGTTGATGATAGTCTCATTGACAGAATGTTGATTGAAAGACTTCTCAAAACTTCATCATTTCATG TGGACTCAGGAAGTAAGGCTTTAAAATTTCTTGGATTGGTTGAAGAAGAGCAGAGGAATGAAGAGCCTTCCTTTGTTGCTCAAAAAACTCATAATCAg GATGTAGATGTGAACCTGATCATAACAGATTATTGTATGCCAGAAATGACAGGCTATGATCTTCTTAGAAAGATCAAG GAATCAAAATCTCTTAAAGATATACCAGTTGTGATTATGTCCTCAGAGAATGTTCCATCAAGGATCAATAG ATGCTTAGAAGAAGGAGCTGAAGAATTCTTTCTGAAACCAGTTCAACAATCTGATGTAAATAAGCTGAGGCCCCATTTATTGAAATCAAAGGTTAAGGAAGTGGGAGAGGAAGACCAACTCATCAACCTCAGTAGAAAGGACATAAATGAAATTTTAGCCTAA
- the LOC112716985 gene encoding two-component response regulator ORR10 isoform X3 has translation MLIERLLKTSSFHVTAVDSGSKALKFLGLVEEEQRNEEPSFVAQKTHNQDVDVNLIITDYCMPEMTGYDLLRKIKESKSLKDIPVVIMSSENVPSRINRCLEEGAEEFFLKPVQQSDVNKLRPHLLKSKVKEVGEEDQLINLSRKDINEILA, from the exons ATGTTGATTGAAAGACTTCTCAAAACTTCATCATTTCATG TTACTGCAGTGGACTCAGGAAGTAAGGCTTTAAAATTTCTTGGATTGGTTGAAGAAGAGCAGAGGAATGAAGAGCCTTCCTTTGTTGCTCAAAAAACTCATAATCAg GATGTAGATGTGAACCTGATCATAACAGATTATTGTATGCCAGAAATGACAGGCTATGATCTTCTTAGAAAGATCAAG GAATCAAAATCTCTTAAAGATATACCAGTTGTGATTATGTCCTCAGAGAATGTTCCATCAAGGATCAATAG ATGCTTAGAAGAAGGAGCTGAAGAATTCTTTCTGAAACCAGTTCAACAATCTGATGTAAATAAGCTGAGGCCCCATTTATTGAAATCAAAGGTTAAGGAAGTGGGAGAGGAAGACCAACTCATCAACCTCAGTAGAAAGGACATAAATGAAATTTTAGCCTAA
- the LOC112716985 gene encoding two-component response regulator ORR10 isoform X4, whose amino-acid sequence MLIERLLKTSSFHVDSGSKALKFLGLVEEEQRNEEPSFVAQKTHNQDVDVNLIITDYCMPEMTGYDLLRKIKESKSLKDIPVVIMSSENVPSRINRCLEEGAEEFFLKPVQQSDVNKLRPHLLKSKVKEVGEEDQLINLSRKDINEILA is encoded by the exons ATGTTGATTGAAAGACTTCTCAAAACTTCATCATTTCATG TGGACTCAGGAAGTAAGGCTTTAAAATTTCTTGGATTGGTTGAAGAAGAGCAGAGGAATGAAGAGCCTTCCTTTGTTGCTCAAAAAACTCATAATCAg GATGTAGATGTGAACCTGATCATAACAGATTATTGTATGCCAGAAATGACAGGCTATGATCTTCTTAGAAAGATCAAG GAATCAAAATCTCTTAAAGATATACCAGTTGTGATTATGTCCTCAGAGAATGTTCCATCAAGGATCAATAG ATGCTTAGAAGAAGGAGCTGAAGAATTCTTTCTGAAACCAGTTCAACAATCTGATGTAAATAAGCTGAGGCCCCATTTATTGAAATCAAAGGTTAAGGAAGTGGGAGAGGAAGACCAACTCATCAACCTCAGTAGAAAGGACATAAATGAAATTTTAGCCTAA